In one window of Gudongella oleilytica DNA:
- a CDS encoding ATP-dependent DNA helicase: protein MNRFVRISVRNLIEYVLRSGDIDNRFVSMSRAVEGTMAHQRVQKDYAKGDLKEAVLKHSIEYGQFTFQIEGRADGILFTDDGIVIDEIKSTTRDLKELAGDINLRHWAQGICYGYIYAYQNSLQSIGIQLTYFNLETEDRVSFKRTMTFTEAEGFFLDLLDRFIHWAGLTFGWGEKRDSSIASLEFPFPSYRKGQRELAVAAYKTIKEGKSLFAQAPTGIGKTMSTLYPALKAMGEGVTDKIFYLTAKTLTREVPLYSMKLLSGRGLSAKSLIITAKDKICLNDEVKCNPRDCPYAKGHFDRVNDAIIDLFDKEDLLTRDIIERYSQKHRVCPFEYQLDMSLWSDVIICDYNYVFDPQVYLKRFFEMEKGNYVFLIDEAHNLVDRSREMFSADLKKTQLAEIKPFVKERSPKLYKAINGIIKILNAQRGRDGFSEGFYQREELSDIYFPIKKALTIMEGYLTEQRDTEGYDIVLQLYFDLLSFIRISDLYGEDFVTTFQGNSKEVHLRLFCVDASRLLRNGVARGGSAIFFSATLTPMDYFKEVLGGDKEDYHIRLTSPFPRHNLGLAVHGDISTRYRHREETYEDIALMIHEFVQSRQGNYLIFFPSYVYMNRVFELFSIMYPGLNAVRQEGGMDEGAKESFLADFQLEDDLIAFAVLGGTFSEGIDLAGDRLIGAVIVGVGLPQIGFERNIIKDYFDSTHGEGFNYSYVYPGMNKVLQAAGRVIRTENDRGAILLLDDRYLTSRYKSLMPPEWNGFRIIRDSSDLGVYLENFWDER from the coding sequence GTGAATAGATTCGTAAGGATATCCGTAAGAAACCTAATTGAATATGTTCTAAGGTCCGGAGACATCGACAACAGATTTGTGTCCATGTCAAGAGCTGTTGAGGGGACCATGGCTCATCAGAGGGTCCAAAAAGATTATGCCAAAGGGGATCTTAAGGAAGCTGTCCTGAAACACTCAATTGAGTATGGGCAATTTACCTTTCAAATCGAAGGCAGAGCGGACGGGATACTGTTCACAGATGACGGGATAGTAATAGATGAGATAAAAAGTACCACAAGAGATCTCAAGGAGCTTGCAGGTGATATAAACCTTAGACATTGGGCTCAAGGCATATGCTATGGCTATATATACGCATACCAGAACAGTCTGCAATCAATTGGGATCCAGCTGACATATTTCAATCTTGAAACAGAGGATAGAGTTAGCTTTAAGCGTACTATGACCTTCACCGAAGCTGAAGGATTTTTCCTGGATCTTTTGGATAGATTCATTCACTGGGCTGGACTTACCTTTGGTTGGGGAGAAAAAAGAGATTCTTCAATAGCTTCGCTGGAGTTTCCGTTCCCAAGCTACAGAAAAGGGCAAAGAGAGCTTGCGGTTGCAGCTTATAAGACAATCAAGGAGGGGAAAAGCCTTTTTGCGCAGGCGCCAACAGGTATAGGAAAGACAATGTCAACCCTGTACCCGGCACTGAAGGCCATGGGCGAGGGGGTAACAGACAAGATATTCTATTTAACCGCCAAAACCCTGACCAGAGAGGTTCCCCTGTACTCAATGAAGCTTCTAAGCGGGAGAGGACTTAGTGCAAAGTCGCTCATAATAACAGCAAAGGATAAAATATGCCTGAACGATGAAGTGAAGTGCAACCCGAGAGACTGCCCCTATGCAAAGGGTCATTTCGATAGAGTGAACGATGCAATCATTGATTTGTTTGACAAAGAGGACCTGCTTACAAGAGATATTATAGAGAGATACTCACAAAAACATAGGGTATGTCCTTTTGAATATCAGCTTGATATGAGTCTATGGTCTGATGTTATTATTTGTGATTATAACTATGTGTTTGATCCCCAGGTGTATTTAAAGAGATTCTTTGAAATGGAAAAGGGGAACTACGTATTCCTTATCGATGAGGCTCACAATCTGGTGGACAGGTCCAGGGAAATGTTTTCTGCAGATCTTAAGAAAACTCAGTTAGCTGAAATTAAACCATTTGTGAAGGAGAGGTCTCCAAAGCTCTATAAAGCGATCAATGGGATTATAAAAATACTGAATGCACAGAGGGGAAGAGATGGATTCTCTGAGGGCTTCTACCAGAGAGAGGAGCTTTCTGACATCTACTTCCCAATCAAAAAAGCTCTCACTATCATGGAAGGATATCTTACGGAGCAGAGAGATACAGAGGGTTACGACATAGTCCTGCAGCTTTACTTTGATTTGCTTAGCTTCATCAGGATATCAGACCTTTATGGGGAGGATTTTGTAACTACATTCCAAGGGAATTCAAAGGAAGTTCATCTTAGGCTTTTTTGCGTGGATGCCTCAAGACTTCTAAGAAATGGAGTAGCAAGGGGAGGGAGTGCGATTTTCTTCTCAGCGACTTTGACTCCGATGGATTACTTCAAGGAGGTTTTGGGAGGTGATAAGGAGGACTATCACATAAGGCTGACATCGCCCTTCCCAAGGCATAATCTAGGACTTGCAGTCCATGGTGATATCTCAACCCGTTATAGACACAGGGAGGAAACCTATGAGGATATAGCTTTAATGATCCATGAGTTCGTTCAGTCAAGACAAGGCAATTACCTCATATTCTTTCCCTCATATGTTTACATGAACAGGGTTTTTGAATTGTTCTCCATTATGTATCCAGGCCTTAATGCTGTCAGGCAGGAGGGAGGAATGGACGAAGGAGCCAAGGAATCATTTTTGGCAGACTTTCAGCTTGAGGATGATCTGATCGCATTTGCAGTCCTTGGAGGTACTTTTTCAGAAGGAATAGACCTTGCAGGAGACAGACTTATAGGGGCTGTAATAGTAGGAGTAGGATTGCCGCAGATTGGCTTTGAGAGGAACATCATCAAAGATTATTTTGACAGCACCCATGGAGAAGGCTTCAATTACTCCTATGTGTATCCTGGAATGAATAAGGTGCTTCAGGCGGCAGGGCGAGTAATAAGGACTGAAAATGACAGAGGGGCAATCCTTCTTTTAGACGACAGGTATCTGACATCAAGGTATAAATCACTGATGCCTCCTGAGTGGAATGGATTCAGGATCATAAGAGATAGCAGTGATCTTGGGGTATACCTTGAAAATTTTTGGGACGAAAGATGA
- the aroC gene encoding chorismate synthase, which yields MSGSWGRNIRISIFGESHGAAVGIVLDGIEPGFKLNMEKIKQQMRRRSPGLDELSSPRKEQDQFELLSGIYNGTTTGTPIGILIRNIDQRSEDYEKAGLIFRPSHADHTGWVKYKGFNDPRGGGHFSGRLTAAVVCAGAIAMQLLEKEDIHIGSHILKAGSVESVSTLDDPLSMEELSELKNSDFPVRDETIRDSMVDEIISAKAGGDSLGGVVEVIALGLSSGIGDPFFDSVESVLSGLFFSIPAVKGVEFGIGFKFPGMKGSEANDQLRMEGGRIVYSSNNNGGILGGITNGMPLVARLAIKPTPSIALPQRTVSFDTGTDKEIALAGRHDPAIIRRIAPVAEAAAALGILDILMESRKWD from the coding sequence ATGAGCGGTAGCTGGGGCAGAAATATTCGAATATCGATATTTGGAGAATCACATGGAGCTGCTGTCGGCATAGTACTTGATGGTATAGAGCCAGGATTTAAGCTCAATATGGAAAAAATCAAACAGCAGATGAGAAGAAGATCTCCTGGATTGGATGAGCTCTCAAGCCCCCGGAAGGAGCAGGATCAGTTTGAACTATTGAGCGGAATATACAATGGAACAACCACTGGTACTCCAATTGGTATTTTGATCAGAAATATTGACCAGCGATCGGAGGATTACGAAAAAGCGGGTCTTATATTCAGACCCTCTCACGCGGACCACACCGGTTGGGTGAAATACAAAGGCTTCAATGACCCAAGGGGAGGAGGTCACTTTTCAGGGAGACTGACTGCAGCGGTTGTCTGTGCAGGAGCAATTGCCATGCAGCTTTTAGAGAAGGAAGATATTCATATCGGTTCACACATACTGAAGGCAGGAAGCGTTGAGTCAGTAAGCACCCTTGACGATCCTCTTTCCATGGAAGAACTTTCAGAGCTAAAAAACTCCGACTTCCCTGTAAGAGATGAAACCATTAGAGATTCCATGGTTGACGAAATAATAAGTGCAAAAGCCGGAGGAGATTCCTTGGGAGGAGTAGTGGAGGTCATCGCTCTTGGACTTTCTTCAGGTATTGGCGATCCGTTCTTCGACTCGGTCGAAAGTGTTCTATCCGGTTTGTTTTTCTCTATTCCTGCCGTTAAAGGTGTTGAGTTCGGAATAGGATTCAAATTTCCCGGGATGAAGGGCTCAGAGGCTAATGATCAACTCAGGATGGAAGGTGGAAGAATAGTCTACAGCTCAAACAATAATGGCGGGATACTTGGAGGGATAACCAATGGCATGCCATTGGTCGCAAGACTTGCGATAAAGCCTACACCATCAATAGCTCTCCCTCAAAGGACAGTATCGTTTGATACAGGGACAGATAAAGAGATTGCGTTAGCGGGCAGACATGACCCTGCAATCATAAGGAGGATCGCTCCTGTTGCAGAGGCTGCAGCAGCACTTGGAATATTAGATATATTGATGGAAAGTAGAAAATGGGACTAG
- the aroA gene encoding 3-phosphoshikimate 1-carboxyvinyltransferase, with protein MMLLKHLSIRSGLLTGSVDVPPSKSIAHRAIIAAALADGYSLVENFIVSRDMEATIEGMRRLGATIKINDEGESLEISGGSKIKSPIEIDCIESGSTLRFLIPIALVKNREAIFKGQGRLVERPLSEYLKIFESQGIEFSLPGNRLPLSVKGSLKSGEFKVNGGVSSQFITGLLFALPLLHGNSRILIEGELESRGYVDLTIDVLKDFGIEIRNKAYKEFFIQGDQIYRSRSFRIEGDYSQAAFWLAAGVLGNGIRLNGLNIHSLQGDRVIADILRAMGGDIISGDDWIEAKPSVLKGIRIDVSQCPDLVPVLAVLGTYAEGVTTIENGARARLKESDRLHAIAAGLNKLGGDVTETIEGLTVHGARELRGGVVDSFNDHRIAMALAVAASGARGEVIISESESVKKSYPRFWDDFSKLGGLVYER; from the coding sequence ATGATGTTATTGAAGCATTTATCAATCAGGTCGGGTCTATTGACTGGTTCAGTCGATGTACCCCCATCAAAGAGTATAGCCCATAGAGCTATAATTGCAGCAGCCTTAGCTGATGGTTATAGTCTTGTTGAGAATTTTATTGTCTCCAGGGATATGGAGGCAACAATAGAGGGTATGAGAAGACTTGGAGCAACGATAAAAATCAATGATGAGGGCGAAAGCCTTGAAATATCGGGTGGGTCAAAAATCAAATCCCCTATCGAGATAGACTGCATAGAGTCAGGTTCAACTCTAAGGTTTCTTATACCCATAGCCTTGGTTAAGAACAGGGAGGCCATATTCAAAGGTCAGGGAAGGCTGGTAGAGAGACCTCTAAGTGAGTATTTGAAGATATTTGAAAGCCAGGGTATCGAGTTTAGCCTTCCGGGGAACAGACTTCCATTGTCAGTAAAGGGTTCACTAAAGTCAGGAGAGTTTAAAGTAAATGGAGGAGTTAGCTCTCAGTTTATAACAGGACTTCTTTTTGCCCTGCCGCTTCTTCATGGAAACTCAAGGATCTTGATTGAAGGTGAGCTTGAATCGCGAGGCTATGTGGATCTCACAATAGATGTATTGAAGGATTTTGGGATTGAGATAAGGAACAAAGCATATAAGGAATTTTTCATACAGGGAGATCAGATATATAGAAGCAGGAGCTTCAGAATAGAAGGAGATTACTCCCAAGCTGCATTTTGGCTTGCTGCAGGAGTTCTGGGAAATGGAATTAGACTTAATGGACTCAATATCCACTCGCTTCAGGGAGATAGGGTAATAGCAGACATACTTAGAGCTATGGGTGGAGATATTATTTCTGGTGATGATTGGATCGAGGCAAAGCCTTCTGTACTTAAAGGGATCAGGATAGACGTTTCACAGTGCCCCGACCTTGTTCCCGTACTCGCTGTGCTTGGAACCTATGCAGAAGGCGTCACGACAATTGAAAATGGAGCAAGGGCAAGGCTAAAGGAGTCAGACAGGCTCCATGCCATAGCAGCAGGGTTGAATAAACTTGGCGGAGATGTGACTGAGACGATAGAGGGTCTTACAGTTCATGGTGCAAGAGAGTTAAGGGGAGGAGTAGTGGACAGCTTTAACGACCACAGAATAGCAATGGCTCTTGCAGTTGCTGCTTCAGGAGCAAGAGGAGAGGTAATCATTAGCGAGAGCGAATCTGTCAAAAAGTCGTATCCCAGATTTTGGGATGATTTTAGTAAGCTGGGAGGTTTAGTATATGAGCGGTAG
- a CDS encoding D-alanyl-D-alanine carboxypeptidase family protein, translating to MNPRLKLAASLILFIVLIFVMIPDMLKRDSGDFNIDAPVLSEPSADKTDIDSEPDTVLEERSHMFATGNLNIRSGPGMDNEIIKVIPTGEKVQIDERGDIWYKVTYRDATGYSHSDYLSDSLGDNTQVNAVTEGFVEGVKQVNGLILVNKEHKLPAEYSPGENPEARSRLDDMLLQGEKEIGKPMYAFSGYRSYAYQENLYLSDLYNYGQEYVDKFTAKPGHSEHQTGLAFDIGGESKCWADPCFDDTEEAKWLADNAHRFGFILRYPKGKEDITGYGYESWHYRYVGEEHAVRIYEEGLSLEEYLLMQ from the coding sequence ATGAATCCAAGGCTAAAGCTGGCGGCAAGTCTTATATTGTTTATAGTTCTTATCTTTGTCATGATCCCTGATATGCTTAAAAGGGATTCAGGTGACTTCAATATCGATGCACCCGTTTTGTCTGAGCCATCTGCAGATAAAACCGATATAGATTCGGAACCTGATACTGTGCTGGAAGAACGATCCCATATGTTCGCCACTGGAAATCTAAACATCAGATCAGGTCCTGGGATGGACAATGAAATCATTAAGGTGATCCCAACCGGAGAAAAGGTCCAGATCGATGAAAGAGGAGATATCTGGTATAAGGTTACATATAGAGATGCAACCGGCTACAGCCATAGTGATTATTTATCTGACTCCCTCGGGGATAATACTCAGGTTAATGCTGTAACAGAGGGATTTGTCGAGGGAGTCAAACAGGTTAACGGTTTGATCTTGGTCAACAAAGAGCATAAGCTCCCGGCTGAATATAGCCCCGGGGAGAATCCCGAGGCAAGATCCAGGCTCGATGACATGCTCCTTCAGGGTGAAAAAGAAATAGGAAAACCTATGTATGCATTTTCAGGCTACAGAAGCTATGCCTACCAGGAAAATCTATACCTGAGTGATCTATACAACTATGGACAGGAGTATGTAGACAAATTCACTGCAAAACCAGGGCATTCTGAGCATCAAACGGGGCTGGCATTTGATATTGGCGGAGAATCCAAATGCTGGGCTGACCCTTGCTTTGACGATACAGAAGAAGCCAAATGGCTTGCAGATAACGCACACAGATTTGGTTTCATACTTAGGTATCCTAAGGGAAAAGAGGACATAACAGGCTACGGCTATGAATCGTGGCACTACAGATATGTGGGTGAAGAGCATGCCGTCAGGATTTATGAAGAGGGGCTCTCTCTTGAGGAATACCTTCTAATGCAATAA
- a CDS encoding DUF3841 domain-containing protein: MKKMNISGGEAMNGETVRLWTRQDEKSLEQLERNGVFHNKREYIEAQYEDIADHFIKLYRWFVEAASKRVPKPECVEFPIWCSISLANMLRPVEGTVCYELELPKDKVIYFDGSKWDYVLNHIYIPINEEDQLEYIKDLKRKGFKDEFNLYEGKYAHLYPLERKRIIDSWERIFQIDSWNEFVVQGNIWEIRPEYISKIQKFGDGPIF, translated from the coding sequence ATGAAAAAAATGAATATTTCGGGTGGTGAAGCTATGAATGGCGAAACTGTAAGACTATGGACAAGACAGGACGAAAAAAGTCTTGAGCAGCTTGAAAGAAATGGAGTTTTTCATAATAAGAGAGAATACATTGAAGCCCAGTATGAGGATATCGCAGATCACTTCATCAAGCTTTACAGATGGTTTGTCGAGGCTGCCTCCAAAAGGGTTCCTAAGCCGGAGTGTGTCGAATTCCCGATATGGTGCTCAATCAGCCTTGCCAATATGCTAAGGCCTGTGGAAGGAACAGTTTGTTATGAACTGGAGCTGCCCAAGGATAAGGTCATCTATTTCGATGGTTCCAAATGGGATTACGTGCTTAACCATATATACATACCGATTAATGAGGAAGATCAACTGGAATATATCAAGGATCTCAAGAGGAAAGGCTTCAAGGATGAGTTCAACCTTTATGAGGGGAAATATGCTCACCTGTATCCTCTTGAAAGGAAGAGGATAATTGACAGCTGGGAGAGGATATTTCAGATTGACAGCTGGAATGAATTTGTTGTACAGGGAAACATCTGGGAAATAAGGCCTGAGTATATTAGCAAAATACAAAAATTTGGAGATGGACCGATATTTTAG
- a CDS encoding DUF362 domain-containing protein translates to MGKVAIYKCGDYEYNRVLDTVAKVLDDIPSIKLLRPGRVLVKTNLLKLNKPEDGVTTHPFVVEGVVRYLQGLGHHVLIGDSPGGPFNPVILKAIYDASGIASVAARTGCELNFSTDSIDVKPQNSKLVHSLKLVKAFTEVDYVISCAKLKTHTMMTYTGAVKNLFGMIPGVTKADYHLKLNDIAHFADMLLDVCDYVRPDFSIIDGIHAMEGDGPSSGDIRELGLLLAGESPYELDHSAAKIAGLSNVPTIIQAEARGLFDQKDIEYTNITPEELTVLPFRLPGSTHVNFVKGRIPKYVENFLLDSIRPYPMVKKDLCVGCGICARNCPPKVISMVDHKAVIDTEHCIRCFCCHELCPEKAIGIKRHPLHRLVFGK, encoded by the coding sequence ATGGGCAAGGTTGCTATATATAAATGCGGAGATTATGAATACAATAGAGTACTGGATACGGTGGCCAAGGTTCTTGATGACATACCTTCCATCAAGTTGTTGCGACCTGGACGGGTTTTAGTAAAGACAAACTTGTTAAAGCTGAATAAACCTGAGGATGGAGTTACGACACATCCATTTGTTGTGGAGGGAGTGGTTAGATATCTGCAAGGTCTCGGGCATCATGTATTGATAGGAGACAGTCCAGGAGGACCCTTCAATCCTGTCATTTTGAAGGCGATCTACGATGCCTCAGGCATTGCCTCAGTAGCTGCACGAACAGGTTGTGAGCTTAACTTCAGCACAGATTCAATCGATGTTAAGCCCCAAAACTCTAAGCTCGTCCATTCCCTTAAGCTTGTGAAGGCCTTTACAGAGGTAGATTATGTCATTTCATGTGCAAAGCTTAAAACCCACACTATGATGACATACACAGGAGCAGTTAAGAATCTTTTCGGAATGATACCCGGAGTTACAAAGGCAGACTATCATCTGAAGCTTAATGACATCGCTCATTTTGCGGACATGCTGTTGGATGTATGCGACTATGTGAGGCCCGACTTTTCAATAATCGACGGGATCCACGCCATGGAGGGCGACGGCCCTTCAAGTGGTGATATTAGAGAGCTTGGGCTGTTGCTCGCAGGGGAAAGTCCCTATGAGCTGGATCATTCTGCTGCAAAAATAGCAGGCTTATCCAATGTACCTACAATAATTCAGGCTGAAGCAAGAGGGCTTTTCGATCAAAAGGATATTGAATATACCAACATAACGCCTGAAGAGCTTACGGTGTTACCATTCAGACTACCTGGTTCCACCCATGTGAATTTTGTAAAGGGAAGGATACCAAAATACGTTGAAAACTTCCTTTTAGACAGCATACGGCCATACCCAATGGTGAAAAAGGATCTTTGCGTTGGCTGTGGTATTTGTGCCAGGAATTGCCCTCCAAAGGTCATATCTATGGTGGATCATAAGGCTGTCATAGACACAGAACATTGTATCAGGTGCTTTTGCTGTCATGAACTATGCCCTGAAAAAGCTATAGGAATAAAAAGACACCCCCTTCACAGGCTGGTGTTCGGAAAATAG
- a CDS encoding isochorismatase family protein: protein MKNYSLSTDDSIMLMIDIQERLVPAMYPENKAIEVNGIMLQAFKEMGVPIIYTEQYPKGLGRTVPSLLEHLQEERPLEKVVFSAYNDELKSLLIASGRKNIILTGMESHVCVFQTARDLLKDGYNVFVVTDGIASRTVENTRSGFELMKELGAVITNMETVLFDLLKEAGSPEFKLVSKLIK from the coding sequence ATGAAAAATTACTCTCTCAGTACTGATGATTCAATAATGCTGATGATTGATATCCAGGAAAGACTGGTGCCAGCCATGTATCCAGAAAATAAAGCAATAGAGGTCAACGGGATCATGCTCCAGGCATTTAAGGAAATGGGTGTGCCGATCATTTATACAGAACAATATCCTAAGGGTCTTGGCAGGACTGTACCTTCCCTTTTGGAGCACCTTCAAGAAGAAAGGCCTCTTGAGAAGGTTGTCTTTTCTGCCTATAATGACGAACTTAAATCCTTATTGATCGCCAGTGGAAGAAAGAACATAATCCTGACCGGGATGGAATCACATGTATGCGTATTCCAGACGGCAAGAGATCTCCTGAAGGACGGCTATAACGTATTTGTGGTTACTGATGGGATTGCTTCAAGAACTGTTGAAAATACTCGGAGTGGTTTTGAGCTTATGAAGGAATTGGGTGCTGTGATCACAAATATGGAGACTGTGCTTTTTGATCTCTTGAAAGAGGCCGGGAGCCCCGAATTCAAGCTTGTATCCAAGCTAATAAAATAG
- the pstB gene encoding phosphate ABC transporter ATP-binding protein PstB — MNELNQANNGYVYDIRGLNLWYGDKQALIDINMKVNKNEIAAIIGPSGCGKSTFIKTLNRMIENVPGVKTTGKIIYHGRDIFDPTLRVEELRTRVGMVFQKPNPFPKSIYENVVYGPKIHGIKDKKILMEIAEQSLRGAAIWDEVKDRLNDNAYGLSGGQQQRICIARSLAVNPEVILMDEPTSALDPLATLKIEELMEDLKKDYTVIIVTHNMQQAARISDRTAFFLNGELIEYDRTNVIFSNPSDKRTEDYITGRFG; from the coding sequence ATGAATGAACTAAACCAAGCAAATAATGGATATGTATATGACATTCGAGGGTTAAATCTTTGGTATGGGGATAAGCAGGCCCTTATAGATATTAATATGAAGGTCAATAAAAACGAAATAGCTGCGATAATTGGACCATCTGGCTGCGGTAAATCAACATTTATCAAAACGCTGAACAGGATGATTGAAAATGTACCGGGCGTTAAGACGACAGGAAAAATAATATATCATGGCAGAGATATTTTTGACCCAACTCTAAGAGTAGAGGAACTAAGAACAAGGGTAGGAATGGTTTTCCAGAAACCAAATCCATTTCCTAAGTCAATTTATGAGAATGTAGTCTATGGACCCAAAATTCATGGGATAAAGGATAAGAAGATCCTGATGGAGATCGCAGAGCAGAGCCTTAGAGGCGCTGCAATATGGGATGAGGTTAAAGACAGGTTGAACGACAATGCTTACGGCCTGTCAGGAGGTCAGCAGCAGCGAATCTGTATAGCAAGAAGCTTAGCGGTCAATCCTGAGGTCATCCTTATGGACGAGCCTACTTCAGCATTGGATCCACTTGCTACTCTGAAGATTGAGGAGCTGATGGAGGATCTTAAGAAAGATTACACTGTAATAATAGTAACTCATAATATGCAGCAAGCAGCCCGTATTTCTGACAGAACAGCTTTTTTCTTAAATGGGGAATTGATAGAATACGACAGGACGAATGTGATCTTCAGTAATCCTTCCGATAAGAGGACAGAGGATTACATCACTGGCAGATTTGGTTAA
- the pstA gene encoding phosphate ABC transporter permease PstA, with protein MNKIKVDSNKIEKRVRLNNNLKIVFSIMTLSAVVVLGILLYQIFRDSIGWLDIQFLTSKLSINPEKAGIKGVIIGTVYMMLIIIPVTLLLGVSTAIYLEEYTKDSKMQRIIKINISNLASVPSVIFGLLGLTVFSRALGLGSSILAGGLTMSLLVLPIVVVASQEALKAVPGFLREASYGMGAGKWTTIWRVVLPVAIPGILTGAILGISRAIGETAPLVVLGIPTLLLKIPTSIMSDFTTLPIQIYYWTLDTVLTPEYAYLAAATIVVLLVTLFILNSAAIIIRNKFQKQF; from the coding sequence ATGAATAAGATCAAAGTCGACAGTAATAAAATAGAAAAAAGAGTCCGGCTGAACAATAATCTTAAAATAGTTTTTTCAATAATGACCCTATCTGCAGTCGTTGTACTGGGGATACTCCTTTACCAGATTTTTAGAGACAGCATAGGATGGCTGGATATTCAGTTTCTTACCAGCAAACTGTCGATTAATCCAGAAAAAGCCGGAATAAAGGGAGTAATTATCGGTACGGTATACATGATGCTTATTATTATACCTGTAACCTTGTTGCTTGGTGTTTCAACTGCAATATACCTTGAGGAGTACACCAAGGACAGTAAAATGCAAAGGATAATAAAGATAAACATATCAAACCTTGCGAGTGTACCATCAGTAATATTTGGACTTTTGGGATTAACGGTTTTTTCAAGAGCTTTGGGGCTCGGTTCGAGCATATTGGCAGGTGGTTTGACAATGTCTCTTCTCGTCCTGCCTATTGTCGTAGTAGCTTCCCAGGAGGCTCTAAAGGCCGTGCCTGGATTTTTAAGAGAGGCCTCCTATGGCATGGGTGCCGGTAAATGGACCACCATTTGGAGAGTAGTATTGCCAGTAGCAATCCCGGGGATATTGACCGGTGCTATACTTGGGATCTCAAGGGCAATAGGAGAAACTGCTCCCCTTGTTGTATTAGGTATTCCAACACTGTTATTGAAAATACCAACGAGTATAATGTCAGATTTTACAACCTTGCCAATCCAGATATACTACTGGACACTGGATACGGTACTGACACCTGAGTACGCATATCTTGCGGCTGCAACCATTGTGGTCCTTCTGGTGACCTTGTTCATCCTTAATTCAGCTGCAATAATTATTAGGAATAAATTTCAAAAGCAATTTTAG
- the pstC gene encoding phosphate ABC transporter permease subunit PstC: MESKNVREIIQTNIRNKKYRSDKIMPMVFLAMALISVATTFGIVYTLIFDAAKFFAAVPLGEIFSTELSPLSKNPKFGMLPLLNGTLMTTVIAMLVAVPIGMAAAIYLSQFASTAVRKVLKPVLEVLAGIPTIVYGFFAYSFVTPLLMKLIPSLGAKNALSPGIVMGVMIIPMVASLSEDAMNSVPGIMKDGALGLGSTKLETTWKVIIPASISGIMASIVLAVSRAIGETMIVTIASGSSKNFTFDITQSMQTMTAYIVEFTSGDAGSGTVGYYSLYAVGLILFIFTLIMNLGAQYISRKYREEY, from the coding sequence ATGGAAAGTAAGAATGTCAGGGAGATTATCCAGACTAATATAAGAAATAAAAAGTATAGATCAGACAAGATAATGCCTATGGTTTTTTTGGCTATGGCGCTGATATCAGTTGCAACTACCTTTGGTATAGTGTACACCTTGATTTTTGATGCTGCCAAGTTTTTTGCAGCAGTACCTTTAGGAGAAATATTCAGTACTGAACTCAGCCCTTTGTCCAAGAATCCAAAGTTCGGAATGCTTCCCTTATTAAATGGGACTCTTATGACTACTGTAATAGCTATGCTGGTAGCCGTTCCAATAGGTATGGCTGCGGCGATATATCTTAGTCAGTTTGCATCCACGGCAGTCAGAAAGGTTCTTAAGCCAGTACTTGAGGTTTTGGCAGGGATACCGACTATAGTTTACGGTTTTTTCGCTTATTCATTTGTAACTCCATTGCTGATGAAGCTGATTCCTTCACTAGGGGCAAAAAATGCATTGAGTCCTGGAATAGTCATGGGTGTAATGATCATCCCGATGGTCGCATCACTATCTGAGGACGCAATGAATTCAGTCCCGGGAATAATGAAGGACGGAGCTTTAGGGCTTGGTTCAACCAAGCTTGAGACAACATGGAAGGTTATTATCCCCGCCTCCATATCAGGAATTATGGCATCCATAGTTCTTGCGGTATCCAGAGCCATAGGAGAAACAATGATAGTAACCATAGCCAGCGGCAGCTCAAAAAACTTTACATTTGACATAACTCAATCCATGCAGACCATGACTGCATATATCGTAGAGTTTACCAGCGGAGACGCTGGTAGTGGTACGGTTGGTTATTATAGCCTTTATGCAGTAGGACTTATTCTATTTATTTTTACCTTGATAATGAATCTTGGCGCACAGTATATATCCAGGAAGTACAGGGAGGAATACTGA